Sequence from the Aspergillus nidulans FGSC A4 chromosome III genome:
GTGAGATTTGACCAAAAATGTGTAGGACCATGGACATACCTTTTCGCGCTTTTCATTCTCCAACTGGCGGTTTTGCGCCAGTTTCTCCTCAACTTTCGGCTGCTGTGATCGACGGAGCCCATTGATGAGATTAGTCTGAAATGAGACGTGAAGGTTTCTTTCTGATGTTTGACTTTCCCGCAGCTGTTTCAGTTCGGAGTTTGCAAGGCTTCGCAAGAGAGCCTCATTGTCGAACACTGGGACCTCGAGTTTCAGTGGTTCCTCCTTGTTTTCTGGAGATATTGACAGCCTCGCCTCGTCTGGTTTGGACTCCACGTAGAGCTTTTCAACACCTCCCTCGCTCTTCGTAAAAGTAACGTGCGCAGCGGGCGGTAAAAGTACCGTAGAAGGCGTTCTCCTACGTTTCCGAAAGGGTATTTTGTCAATCGCAGATTTGATACCTGATCGCcgtctttcctttttcttatCGCTCCCTGATATTACACTCAATAACGAGCCGTTATTTCCAGATGACCTCATCGCAGTTCCGTCGGTTCCTTGGGCCAGTCTTCCCTCGCTCGAACTATAAGAAGTCGGGCGTGTCGAAAGCGAGGCAGTGGAGCGGGTGCTCCCGCCTCTAGCCGGCGGGTTGGACGAGATGGTATATTCAGAAAGAGACGTGGCAAGCTGCtcgagagctggagaatcgTGCGCAGGTTCGTACATCGAGTTGCGACCAGTCGACGAACTAGAGGAGAGGATCGGGGAGGAAAAATCGACCAATCCTGATGCAATCGAGGCGGCCAGAGAGGCTACAATCTCGACTTCCGGAACCTTGAGCCCTAGCTCTTTGGCCTCCTCTGCCAGCCGTTGCTGTTGCGcgatttcctcctcctcagacgACAGGGAAAGGACTTCCCTGCGGTACTGATCCTCGTCGAAATTAACGGAATTTGTCGACGCCATGATGCAGTTGCAAATCCCTTTTACCCCGTTTACACATGCAGCGCACTTATCCGCAAGGTGTTATTAGGCGGGGTTGGAATCGACCggcaatgaagaaggaacCCGCTATATGCGACAGGTCGAGCGACAGGTCCAGCGACGGGGAGAGggtcgacgaggaagacacCGATCGCGCAACGCTCATCGGCTCGTCCACAGTACTTGAAGCACGGTGGACGAGTAGCAATCGTTACAGAGCGGCATTCGACTTGcgggagaaaagagaagactTGAAAATTATTGAATATTGGGTCTGAGAGAATtgggcggaagaggaagaacacGAGAGGGGAGCGCAGCCGCGGGTCAGTGGATCGATGTAGCTATGGAGAACTGGAGCAGCGGAGCGTTAGTGAACGCAACTGACGACCTGATTTGGGCGTTGACGCGGGTTCCTCCTAATTAACGGGACTTAGGAGGATATTACGGAGGACTTCTTCACAATAATCTTGTTCGTAGTTGGGCCCTGTTTGCAAAGGACCCGCCTGACCGAATCATGATTACGCTGCCAGTCTGCCACCGACAAAGCGCCTCCACGACCCGCCGTCAGGAGACAATGCCGCCCTTTTATTTCGTCTGGTCATGAAGTTATGCGGTCAAGAACAGTATTCGAATTCTGTGCGTCCAAATATCTCAAACTCAAGAAAGAGTATTACCTCTAGGGTTCTGGCAACCCTGCTCAGGTGAGGAAAGGCCGTGGGGAACAGGGAGAGCCATGGTTTCAGCCACTACTAGACTGCATCACTTGGCTGTGGTTCAGGCACCGCGGCTTCAGACGGTCAGGGGAGTGGGACATTTTTATTCTGTCGCACATGACTTGTTGGTCTACAGATCCGGCTTGTCTCATTCGAAATCAGACGTGTAAGTATTTGAAACTGGCCTCTGCGGGCTTCATTGAACATCTGTTTGTCgtagttcttctgcctgcATTTATACCTACCTTGTAGATTACGGACTACGGAGTCCTGCTCGCGGCAAAGCACATGCATTCCAACCTGTAAGAAATGATTATATCGGTGGGCCTCACGATAAGATCCCTCGAATCCTGATGCTTCTCCCCGGGCCATCCTGGATCATGCCCCGCAGCTTGCCGGCTTATTGCGCTGACTTCAAGTCTGACGAAGGGACGTGCATCCAGCGGCAAAGGCTTGGTTCACCGCAAGTCGATCATCCCTACTCCGTACTCTGACTAGAAGCGAAAGCTATCACCGCCCATTCAGCATGGCAGCGACCATGTCGTATGCCTTGTCTCTCGCATCCCGTTCCACCGCGTTCTTGGGCGAAACGTTCCAGCCGTGATTGCAGCCATCCATCCTCGCAGAAACCACCTCGCGGCCGGCTTCCTCTCTTATTTTCACCGCTAGTTGTTCGGCCTCGGGCGCCAAGCTGTCCCCAGCTGCCGTTATGATGAGTACGCGATCTGGAAAACAATCAGGCTGGGCATAGTATGGTGAAATTCGGGGATCTTTCGGGTCATGCGATGAAGGGATGTAGCATTGGTCGAAGAACCGTGCCAAAGGCGCGGGAAGAGGCTTTCCAGTGGGGTCTGGCGCGGTTTTGGACCCGGGCTCGGTATACAGGTCAACGGGCGGGTAGAAGGTTAGAACGGCGTGGAATGTCTCGCGAGGGAAGAGAGTCGACGAGGCTGCTAGAGCGAGGTTACCTCCCGCGCTGAAGCCCGAAAGTGCAATTCGAGCACGGTCGAACCTCTCTGGCTGCCGGAGGACCCAAttgacaacatcctccaCGTCGTTAAGTGCCGCAGGGAAAGGATTTTCTGGAGCGAGACGATACTGAACGTCGAGAACCGTATACCCCGTCCTTTGACTCATCAACCGACAGAATTCCTCGTCCTGCCCATGGAAAGGAAAGACGAATCCACTTCCGTGAAAGTTGATCAAGACTGAGCAAGGTTTCGATGCAGCTCCCGGATTGTAGACATGTGCCTTAATGTTTCTTTGGGAATCTCGGGACTGGATCTGGTAGATGTCATCAGGCTTTGGTATGGGTGACCTCCGACCAACAATGGCCCTCAGTAGAAGCACCACGACTTTGCGATATAAGTATGCGAGGAAGGACATGATGCGACATCCGGGCAATCATGCAGTAGCTCGGGAGATGAGGTGATCTTGTTAGTCTAAAGAGGGTGATGGGATATCCCAAGGTCCATCGGGGCTCGAACCCCATCAGGCCATGCTATAACCAAATTGGTTGATGACCCCGTGCTATAACTAAATTGGTTATATACGCGGGAACTGATGTATGTCTTCCCCAGCATATTCTACGCTAGCACAGGCGGTTCCGTCGAGAAGCTATGCTCGTGTTTATCTTTGTAAGATGTCTATAAAAAAGATATTCATGGAAGGCCAATACAGCGAACAGATTACTTGGTAGTAGGAGATAAAGCGGATCATGTGCCCCTCGTCCAGCTGACCACTCCAGGCCGTGGCAATAATTCAAAGTTCTACCAGAATGCGAGACTGATAGTATCGCCACGCACTATCTATTCCACCCACGCCGTGCCATCGATTCGACAACCACTTTCATCTCTCTGACCGTCGCCTCCATCACACTCTCATCATCGGTGTACTCGCTATTATCCCGCTGACATTGGACTAACGTTGTATACCAAGTGTTGATCTAAAAAGAGTGCAGATCTTCCGCATTTGTCGACTTATATTGTCCGAGTTGCATGCAGCACCTGTACCTGTCATGACTTCCCCAACGCAGTCTGGGAACACTAAGTTCACTGTTTTGATCCGCCTCCCTTTCCCCAGAGGCGGCTTTGTGGACCCTCCACCAGTAGGTTCAAGCCTCCATATACCAGGGAAACTATTAAACAGCTCTTTAGGTGGACTGGAACGCAGCCAAGGATCAAGCGCTTTGGGATATCCTCTCCCGCCCGTCAAAGGGAAATGATATAGACTGTATGCTTGACTGTGGGTCTTGACCACGAGAGCTTTTCTTACTGATTCTCTCTAGGGAAAGCACTGTAATAACTGCCCGGTACAGCACTTGTTTGAAGCTGACGCCTCCTAGTGCCGAAAGCTTCGATGTGACCCTCGAGTTTCTACTTCAGCAAGCGGCCTGGCTCTACGACCGCCAGCTATCGCAGGTCCGCGCACAGATGCGTAAGGTACCTACTGCTCATTCGAACGCTGCCTCCCCAGCACAGGGCTCGATATATGCGAGCACGGCTCTAGGGCAGCCAGCTAAAACCGGTCAAAGCAACAGTAAGATCATTGAGCGTAACGATTTTTTTCACATGGCATACTGAACTCTGGTAGGTTCACGGGCTCCTTCTCGCTTGGCGTCGCAGCCAAAAGAAGCCCCTCCGGTGCGAGGTAAAATCTTACCGCTCTATTATCTGTTTTCCTCTCTAATTCTAGGTAGCACCCATTCCACGACGTAATAGTTCCGGGAATACTGTGCAACAGATCAAAGCCCAGACATCGCATCCTGGGACTCCA
This genomic interval carries:
- a CDS encoding uncharacterized protein (transcript_id=CADANIAT00005578), with protein sequence MASTNSVNFDEDQYRREVLSLSSEEEEIAQQQRLAEEAKELGLKVPEVEIVASLAASIASGLVDFSSPILSSSSSTGRNSMYEPAHDSPALEQLATSLSEYTISSNPPARGGSTRSTASLSTRPTSYSSSEGRLAQGTDGTAMRSSGNNGSLLSVISGSDKKKERRRSGIKSAIDKIPFRKRRRTPSTVLLPPAAHVTFTKSEGGVEKLYVESKPDEARLSISPENKEEPLKLEVPVFDNEALLRSLANSELKQLRESQTSERNLHVSFQTNLINGLRRSQQPKVEEKLAQNRQLENEKREKNVADAARMEERQLVVEMEQVREFERAKANSRTRIKYMEGYLSSSSPPDSRSPSLSGSDLTTPSRSFTQQHKAQLAQEYHDYESMSQLHAAKIKVLRDRQEIRLQEAIARMDRELDCMTKKHAAELSELQKEHQQEEATILQALNAKKTKLRQKWVLEEAILRKKLEIQDGKPYGPLPPLSFSDSQSETRDSAICVSDPDGETETDASSQRKKEP
- a CDS encoding putative esterase/lipase (transcript_id=CADANIAT00005580) — its product is MSFLAYLYRKVVVLLLRAIVGRRSPIPKPDDIYQIQSRDSQRNIKAHVYNPGAASKPCSVLINFHGSGFVFPFHGQDEEFCRLMSQRTGYTVLDVQYRLAPENPFPAALNDVEDVVNWVLRQPERFDRARIALSGFSAGGNLALAASSTLFPRETFHAVLTFYPPVDLYTEPGSKTAPDPTGKPLPAPLARFFDQCYIPSSHDPKDPRISPYYAQPDCFPDRVLIITAAGDSLAPEAEQLAVKIREEAGREVVSARMDGCNHGWNVSPKNAVERDARDKAYDMVAAMLNGR